A genomic region of Azoarcus sp. KH32C contains the following coding sequences:
- a CDS encoding TetR/AcrR family transcriptional regulator, whose protein sequence is MARPKRADISDVNRRNELIATAAKLFKEKGFHATTTRDIAKASNMTAGSPFYHFASKQDLLFAGVESSLLDCLSTLEAVDPTSMPPMDYFRTLTRLHLGRLLDTDSGVVPMVVDEWRHLEGEHREQVITIRRRFERLWRGAFERVKEAGLVPRADTRAVAYFLSALHGVVNWYAPGGPLSPEQIADDLVDWLTGFPERSAKIR, encoded by the coding sequence ATGGCGAGACCGAAACGCGCCGACATCAGCGACGTCAACCGGCGCAACGAACTCATCGCCACGGCGGCGAAGCTATTCAAGGAGAAGGGTTTCCACGCGACGACGACGCGGGATATCGCAAAGGCGTCGAACATGACGGCCGGCAGCCCCTTCTACCACTTCGCAAGCAAGCAGGACCTGCTCTTCGCGGGGGTCGAATCCAGCCTCCTCGACTGCCTTTCCACGCTCGAGGCGGTCGACCCGACGTCGATGCCTCCAATGGATTACTTTCGCACCCTCACCCGCTTGCACCTCGGGCGCCTACTCGACACGGACAGCGGTGTCGTCCCCATGGTGGTCGATGAATGGAGGCATCTGGAGGGCGAGCACCGCGAACAAGTCATCACCATCCGGCGGCGGTTCGAGCGGCTGTGGCGTGGAGCTTTCGAGCGGGTGAAGGAGGCCGGGCTGGTTCCGCGTGCAGACACACGGGCAGTGGCGTACTTCCTGAGCGCCCTTCACGGAGTCGTGAACTGGTACGCGCCAGGTGGGCCCCTGTCGCCCGAGCAGATCGCCGACGACTTGGTCGACTGGCTTACCGGCTTCCCGGAGCGCTCCGCCAAGATTCGTTGA
- a CDS encoding methyltransferase domain-containing protein: protein MSKPDKQSVRAAFDRAAETYDAAAVVQREVCGRLLDFADRHPVTRSARRVVDAGCGTGYALGLLGARFPDAEIIAMDFAPAMLLRMPATDADGCIPLCADAEQLPLATRSVDVLWSSLMLQWCDSQRSLTEIARVLRPGGRAWLATLGPRTLWELSEAFSHVDDAQHVIHFEPLEQLTARAASAGLEVAGQGVETVFALAPDLGGLLRDIKAIGAHQVGPERRHQLLGKGVWRTLVGRYERHRRADGLLPATYDVSLFALAKPG from the coding sequence GTGTCCAAGCCTGACAAGCAGAGTGTCCGCGCGGCTTTCGACCGCGCGGCCGAAACATATGATGCCGCGGCTGTGGTTCAGCGCGAGGTGTGTGGACGCCTGTTGGATTTTGCCGACCGCCATCCCGTGACCCGCAGCGCCCGGCGCGTCGTCGATGCCGGCTGTGGTACGGGCTACGCGTTGGGGCTTTTGGGCGCCCGATTCCCGGATGCCGAAATCATCGCGATGGATTTTGCGCCTGCGATGCTGCTTCGCATGCCGGCAACCGATGCGGATGGCTGCATTCCGCTATGTGCGGACGCCGAGCAGCTCCCGCTGGCCACCCGGTCGGTTGATGTGCTCTGGTCAAGTCTCATGCTGCAATGGTGTGACTCGCAACGCAGCCTCACGGAGATTGCCCGGGTATTGCGGCCGGGAGGGCGTGCTTGGCTTGCGACCTTGGGGCCGCGTACCTTATGGGAATTGAGCGAGGCCTTTTCCCATGTCGACGACGCGCAGCACGTCATCCACTTCGAGCCGCTGGAACAGCTTACAGCTCGGGCGGCTAGTGCAGGGCTGGAGGTGGCTGGACAGGGAGTCGAAACCGTCTTCGCCCTCGCTCCTGATCTGGGCGGGCTTCTGAGAGACATCAAAGCCATCGGCGCTCATCAGGTGGGTCCGGAGCGTCGCCATCAACTGCTGGGGAAGGGCGTCTGGCGCACGCTTGTCGGCCGCTACGAAAGGCATCGGAGAGCCGATGGCTTGTTGCCTGCGACCTATGACGTGAGCTTGTTCGCGCTGGCTAAGCCCGGATGA
- the bioB gene encoding biotin synthase BioB, which yields MQTEPITMHRRGEPAAQMRDCHTARWSVTDVAALLDLPLPDLLFRAQEVHRQHFDPTEIQLSTLLSIKTGGCAENCGYCSQSAHHDGRVPAEPMLDEAAVRAAAVAAKEAGATRFCMGAAWRQVRDRDLPALGRLVETVVGLGMESCLTAGMLKPHQAQVLKDAGLDYYNHNLDTDPGYYGQVVTTRSYQDRLDTLATVREAGLKVCSGGILGMGESRAQRAGLIAELANLEPYPESVPINNLVAIPGTPMEDAPPLDPIEFVRVVAAARITMPKSRIRLSAGRRELGEGVQALCFLAGANSIFYGDKLLTTGNPDFDEDRQFFQRLGLRAEAAADS from the coding sequence ATGCAAACCGAACCCATCACCATGCATCGCCGCGGCGAACCCGCAGCTCAAATGCGCGATTGCCATACCGCCCGCTGGTCGGTGACGGATGTGGCCGCCCTACTGGATCTGCCTCTGCCGGATCTCCTGTTCCGCGCCCAGGAGGTCCATCGGCAACACTTCGACCCGACTGAGATCCAGCTTTCCACGCTGCTGTCGATCAAGACCGGCGGGTGCGCCGAGAACTGCGGCTATTGCTCCCAGTCGGCCCACCACGACGGACGAGTTCCGGCCGAGCCGATGCTCGACGAGGCGGCCGTGCGGGCTGCCGCCGTCGCCGCCAAGGAGGCGGGGGCCACGCGCTTTTGCATGGGGGCTGCCTGGCGTCAAGTGCGGGACCGGGATCTTCCCGCGCTCGGCCGCCTGGTCGAGACGGTCGTAGGCCTCGGCATGGAGAGTTGCCTCACAGCAGGGATGCTTAAGCCCCACCAGGCACAAGTCCTCAAGGACGCGGGCCTTGATTACTACAACCACAACCTGGATACGGATCCGGGCTACTACGGCCAGGTCGTCACCACTCGCAGCTATCAGGACCGCCTCGACACCCTTGCGACGGTGCGCGAGGCCGGTCTCAAGGTCTGTAGCGGCGGCATCCTCGGCATGGGCGAAAGCCGTGCGCAGCGGGCCGGCCTCATCGCCGAGCTGGCCAATCTGGAGCCGTATCCGGAATCCGTGCCCATCAACAACCTGGTGGCCATCCCTGGCACGCCGATGGAGGATGCACCGCCCCTGGATCCGATCGAATTCGTGCGAGTCGTCGCGGCGGCACGGATCACGATGCCCAAATCCCGGATACGCCTATCGGCCGGCCGCCGGGAACTGGGGGAAGGAGTACAGGCGCTTTGTTTCCTGGCCGGCGCGAATTCCATCTTCTACGGCGACAAGTTGCTTACGACCGGCAATCCGGACTTCGACGAGGATCGGCAGTTCTTCCAGCGCCTGGGGCTCAGGGCGGAGGCAGCTGCGGACAGTTGA
- a CDS encoding 3-hydroxyacyl-CoA dehydrogenase/enoyl-CoA hydratase family protein, whose protein sequence is MNSNFRRIAVLGAGVMGAQIAAHLANADVPVLLFDLPAPEGNPNGIVLKALQGLQKMEPAPFVTRDRLNYIDAANYDQHLDQLRECDLIIEAIAEKLELKERLYQRIAPFISPDAIFATNTSGLPLAQLSAVLPEHLRNRFCGVHFFNPPRYMPLVEFIAGPQTDADVLDRLEPWLVSRLGKGVVRAKDTPNFIANRIGVMWMLTVIHHTERLGLDFDEVDALTGPKIGLPKSATYRLLDVVGLDTIANVIEGMRRNLPDDPWAPHFSVPAWAAALTGRRQLGQKTGGGIYRREGRDTKVLDHATGDFRLAGAKIAPEVDGILKIGDAAARLTALRSSDHPQAQLLWSCLRDIFHYCAATLAEIADCARDVDYAIRWGYGWKQGPFEMWQAAGWQTVASMIREDIEAGKTMAAAPLPAWVATRNGVHEAEGSWSAAAGRLMPRSSLPVYRRQIFPTQLLGESRNHGDTVWENEAVRLWTLPAVDPRILIASLQTKSHAVSKAALAGLCEGVTLAERDYDGLVLWNEPPFAVGANLVEVLALIDDGKFDELERFVADFQRTAGLLRYSQVPTVAAVQATALGGGCEFQMQCTHRVVALESRIGLVEAGVGLIPSGGGCKELALRAAFLAGQQQYGEPNPAVYAAFQHVSTGKAAKNALEAQGMGLLSPTDTVLFNAHEVLYVAIRKARALNECGYRPPLRPRSVKVAGRGGIATLDHGLVNMRDGGFISPHDYRVAHAIAVALCGGDIETGSLVDEQWLLDVERQQFMTLARTPESRARIEHMLNNGKPLRN, encoded by the coding sequence ATGAACTCCAACTTCCGTCGCATAGCGGTGCTCGGGGCCGGGGTCATGGGTGCGCAGATTGCTGCGCACCTCGCGAACGCCGACGTTCCAGTGCTCCTGTTCGATCTCCCGGCACCCGAAGGCAATCCGAACGGGATCGTCCTCAAAGCGCTACAGGGCCTGCAGAAGATGGAACCGGCACCATTCGTCACCCGCGACCGGTTGAACTACATCGATGCCGCCAACTACGACCAGCATCTCGACCAGCTTCGGGAGTGCGACCTGATCATCGAAGCCATTGCCGAGAAGCTAGAACTCAAGGAACGCCTTTACCAGCGGATCGCACCCTTCATCTCACCCGACGCAATCTTCGCCACCAACACTTCCGGCTTGCCGCTCGCACAGTTGTCCGCAGTGCTTCCGGAACACCTCCGGAACCGGTTCTGCGGCGTGCACTTCTTCAATCCGCCACGCTACATGCCGCTGGTCGAGTTCATTGCCGGTCCGCAGACGGATGCGGACGTGCTCGACCGACTCGAGCCGTGGCTGGTATCACGCCTCGGCAAAGGCGTCGTCAGGGCCAAGGACACCCCGAACTTTATCGCCAACCGCATTGGCGTGATGTGGATGCTGACCGTCATCCACCACACAGAACGGCTAGGCCTGGATTTCGACGAAGTGGATGCCCTCACGGGGCCGAAGATCGGCCTGCCGAAAAGCGCCACTTATCGCCTGCTGGACGTCGTCGGCCTCGACACGATCGCCAACGTCATCGAAGGAATGCGCCGCAATTTGCCCGACGATCCCTGGGCTCCCCATTTCAGCGTACCGGCCTGGGCTGCCGCGCTGACCGGCCGGAGGCAACTCGGACAGAAGACCGGCGGCGGCATCTACCGGAGAGAGGGGCGCGACACCAAGGTTCTCGATCACGCCACAGGCGACTTCCGCCTCGCAGGCGCCAAGATCGCCCCGGAAGTCGACGGCATCCTGAAGATCGGCGACGCTGCGGCGCGCCTCACGGCCTTGCGCAGCAGCGATCACCCGCAGGCCCAACTCTTGTGGTCCTGCCTGCGCGACATCTTTCATTACTGCGCGGCGACTTTGGCCGAGATCGCCGACTGCGCCCGAGACGTCGACTACGCGATACGCTGGGGCTACGGATGGAAGCAAGGACCGTTCGAAATGTGGCAGGCGGCCGGGTGGCAGACGGTGGCGAGCATGATCCGGGAAGACATCGAGGCGGGCAAGACCATGGCCGCCGCGCCGCTGCCGGCATGGGTAGCGACCCGCAACGGGGTCCATGAGGCAGAGGGATCATGGTCTGCAGCCGCCGGACGGCTCATGCCGCGCTCCTCGCTGCCGGTCTATCGTCGGCAGATCTTCCCCACCCAACTGTTGGGCGAGTCAAGGAACCATGGCGACACGGTATGGGAGAACGAGGCAGTGCGGCTGTGGACGCTGCCCGCCGTTGATCCGCGCATCCTGATCGCGAGTCTGCAAACGAAGTCACATGCGGTGAGCAAGGCGGCGCTTGCCGGCCTCTGCGAGGGCGTGACGCTGGCCGAACGTGACTACGACGGGCTGGTGCTCTGGAACGAACCGCCCTTCGCCGTAGGTGCGAATCTCGTCGAAGTGCTCGCATTGATCGATGACGGCAAATTCGACGAGCTCGAGCGCTTTGTTGCCGACTTCCAGCGGACCGCGGGATTGCTGCGTTACAGCCAAGTACCGACAGTCGCCGCGGTGCAGGCGACGGCCCTCGGCGGGGGATGCGAGTTCCAGATGCAATGCACGCATCGGGTGGTTGCCCTCGAATCGCGCATCGGGCTCGTCGAAGCCGGTGTCGGCCTGATCCCGTCCGGCGGAGGATGCAAGGAGCTCGCCCTGCGCGCCGCTTTCCTGGCTGGCCAACAACAGTACGGCGAACCGAACCCGGCTGTGTATGCAGCCTTCCAGCACGTTTCCACCGGCAAAGCCGCGAAGAATGCGCTGGAGGCCCAAGGCATGGGACTTCTGTCGCCAACCGACACCGTTCTGTTCAACGCGCACGAAGTCCTCTACGTCGCCATTCGCAAGGCGCGAGCGCTGAACGAGTGCGGCTACCGCCCTCCCCTGCGCCCGCGCAGCGTCAAAGTCGCCGGACGCGGCGGCATCGCCACACTCGATCACGGGCTGGTGAACATGCGCGACGGCGGCTTCATCTCTCCACACGATTATCGCGTCGCTCACGCCATCGCCGTCGCCTTGTGCGGAGGCGATATCGAAACCGGCTCACTGGTGGACGAGCAGTGGCTGCTCGACGTCGAGCGTCAGCAATTCATGACCCTTGCCCGGACTCCCGAATCGCGGGCTCGAATCGAACACATGCTCAACAACGGCAAGCCTTTGCGAAACTGA
- a CDS encoding acetyl-CoA C-acyltransferase, which yields MNTRYQDAYLVAVARTPVAKRNGMFRHVRPDDMLAHVLKNAVARVPHLDPREIADVYVGCAMPEGEQGMNVGRVGVLLAGLPDSVPAVTINRFCSSGLNAVAMAADRIRLGEADVTIGAGAESMSVMPQMFGKGLYANPKWMLDENIGIAYGMGLTAERVAERWNISRDDQDAFGASSHEKALAAISGGRFDAEIAPYTVTAQLVGTCGSAKTVETVCSTDEGPRPGTTRESLGKLRPVFAAKGSVTAGNASQMSDGAGAVVLMSEAALKRYNVEPLARFVSFAVAGVPPEVMGIGPIEAIPRALKAAGLKQSDIDWFELNEAFASQALAVMRTLDIDPSKVNPQGGAIALGHPLGATGAIRVATLLNGLRREKKKYGMVTMCIGTGMGAAGIFEAL from the coding sequence ATGAATACTCGATATCAGGACGCCTATCTCGTTGCCGTCGCCCGTACCCCGGTTGCAAAGCGCAACGGCATGTTCCGCCACGTCCGCCCGGACGACATGCTGGCCCACGTGCTCAAAAACGCAGTAGCCCGGGTACCCCACCTCGATCCCCGGGAGATCGCCGACGTCTACGTCGGCTGCGCAATGCCTGAAGGCGAGCAGGGGATGAACGTCGGCCGCGTCGGAGTCCTGCTGGCCGGCCTGCCGGACAGCGTGCCGGCAGTCACGATCAATCGCTTTTGCTCGTCGGGCCTCAACGCCGTCGCCATGGCCGCCGACCGCATCCGTCTCGGCGAAGCCGACGTGACGATCGGCGCCGGCGCCGAGTCCATGTCGGTCATGCCTCAAATGTTCGGCAAGGGACTTTACGCCAACCCAAAATGGATGCTCGACGAAAACATCGGCATCGCGTACGGCATGGGACTCACGGCAGAGCGAGTCGCCGAGCGCTGGAACATTTCGCGCGACGACCAGGATGCGTTCGGCGCGTCGAGTCACGAGAAGGCGTTGGCAGCCATCTCCGGCGGAAGGTTCGACGCCGAGATCGCGCCATACACGGTCACCGCCCAGCTGGTCGGCACATGCGGCTCCGCAAAAACGGTGGAGACGGTGTGCAGCACCGATGAAGGCCCACGCCCCGGCACAACCAGGGAGAGCCTTGGCAAGCTCAGGCCGGTATTTGCCGCAAAAGGTTCGGTGACGGCAGGCAACGCCTCGCAGATGTCCGACGGCGCCGGTGCCGTCGTGCTGATGAGCGAGGCCGCCCTCAAGCGATATAACGTCGAACCGCTGGCACGCTTCGTAAGCTTCGCCGTCGCCGGTGTGCCCCCCGAAGTGATGGGCATCGGCCCGATCGAAGCGATTCCCCGCGCTTTGAAGGCGGCGGGCCTGAAACAGTCCGACATCGACTGGTTCGAGCTCAATGAAGCCTTCGCTTCGCAGGCCCTCGCGGTCATGCGCACGCTCGACATCGACCCCTCCAAGGTTAACCCGCAAGGCGGCGCCATCGCGCTCGGCCACCCTCTCGGCGCAACCGGCGCAATCCGCGTGGCGACCCTGCTCAATGGCCTGCGCCGGGAAAAGAAGAAGTATGGAATGGTCACCATGTGCATCGGGACCGGGATGGGCGCCGCAGGAATCTTCGAGGCGCTCTGA
- a CDS encoding acyl-CoA dehydrogenase N-terminal domain-containing protein, with amino-acid sequence MSHYAAPIQAMRFIIEDGVGIDGIATLPGYEDASPDVAAAILEEAGKFASEVLAPLNRVGDSMTGPKWRCRAA; translated from the coding sequence ATGAGTCACTATGCTGCGCCGATCCAGGCAATGCGCTTCATCATTGAAGATGGCGTCGGCATCGACGGGATTGCCACCCTGCCCGGCTACGAAGATGCAAGCCCGGATGTTGCGGCGGCGATTCTGGAAGAGGCAGGGAAGTTCGCCAGTGAGGTGCTCGCCCCGCTGAACCGGGTGGGCGACAGTATGACCGGCCCAAAATGGCGATGTCGTGCAGCCTAG
- a CDS encoding sulfite dehydrogenase (cytochrome) subunit, with protein MKILKSKKLRASVLVLATSLSAFAANALEIALPPDTATYKQSDLSGYRLAQQNCLICHSAQYVAYQPPSSPRGYWDATVKKMKKVFGAPVADEDIPEIVDYLVKTYGAEQTQTARTSGTPVRQAN; from the coding sequence ATGAAAATACTCAAGAGCAAGAAGCTCCGCGCCTCGGTGCTCGTCCTCGCGACAAGCCTTTCCGCATTCGCCGCCAACGCCCTCGAAATCGCGCTGCCGCCGGATACCGCGACCTACAAGCAGAGCGATCTGTCCGGTTATCGGCTGGCGCAGCAAAACTGCCTGATCTGCCACTCGGCGCAGTACGTCGCCTACCAGCCGCCGTCGAGCCCGCGCGGCTATTGGGATGCCACGGTGAAGAAGATGAAGAAGGTCTTCGGCGCGCCGGTTGCCGACGAGGACATCCCGGAGATCGTGGACTACCTCGTGAAGACTTATGGGGCGGAGCAAACGCAGACCGCTCGAACTTCGGGCACCCCGGTGCGGCAGGCGAACTGA
- a CDS encoding molybdopterin-dependent oxidoreductase: MEQDLARRRVLRAIGAIGAGTALTHPALRALAATTDHVELPFDNGGRELIAFPQKRPLIVLTSRPPQLETPFPVFSEGPITPNDAFFVRYHWSAIPTSIAPQTYRLRVDGKVNTPLELSLDDLKRLADPVEIVAVNQCSGNSRGHFSPRANGGQLSNGAMGNARWTGVPLKKVLEKAGVQAGSVQVSFDGLDRPPLEGGPDFIKALHIDHALDGEVMLAWAMNGEDLPMLNGYPLRLVVPGYYGTYWVKHLSDIRVLDTPFDGFWMSAAYRIPDNACACVEPGTAPTKTIPISRFNVRSFITSVAEGAKLPAGRETVVRGIAFDGGYGVTGVAFSADGGQSWIEARLGKDLGKYSFREWQAPFKPAKRGTYELKVRAINRIGQSQPMDGLWNPAGYMRNVVETTRVVVA, translated from the coding sequence ATGGAACAGGACCTCGCACGTCGTCGCGTGCTCAGGGCAATCGGCGCGATCGGCGCCGGAACCGCCCTGACGCATCCCGCGCTCCGCGCACTCGCCGCCACGACAGATCACGTCGAGCTTCCCTTCGACAACGGCGGCCGCGAACTCATCGCCTTTCCGCAAAAGCGGCCGCTGATCGTCTTGACGAGCCGGCCGCCGCAGCTCGAAACGCCATTCCCGGTCTTCAGCGAAGGGCCGATCACGCCCAACGATGCATTTTTCGTCCGCTACCACTGGAGCGCGATCCCGACCTCCATCGCTCCTCAAACCTACCGGCTGCGCGTCGACGGAAAGGTGAACACGCCGCTGGAACTGTCGCTCGACGACCTCAAGCGGCTCGCGGATCCGGTGGAAATCGTCGCCGTCAATCAATGCTCCGGCAACAGTCGCGGCCACTTCAGCCCGCGCGCCAACGGCGGACAGCTCTCCAACGGCGCGATGGGCAACGCACGCTGGACCGGCGTGCCGCTGAAGAAGGTGCTCGAAAAAGCAGGGGTCCAGGCGGGATCCGTGCAGGTCAGCTTCGACGGGTTGGATCGACCGCCGCTGGAAGGCGGGCCGGACTTCATCAAGGCCCTGCACATCGACCACGCGCTCGACGGCGAAGTGATGCTCGCGTGGGCAATGAACGGAGAGGACTTGCCGATGCTCAACGGCTATCCGCTCCGCCTGGTCGTCCCGGGATATTACGGCACCTACTGGGTCAAGCATCTTTCCGACATCCGCGTCCTCGACACGCCTTTCGATGGCTTCTGGATGTCCGCCGCCTACCGGATCCCCGACAACGCCTGCGCCTGCGTCGAGCCGGGCACCGCGCCGACGAAGACGATCCCGATCAGCCGCTTCAATGTGCGCTCGTTCATCACCAGCGTCGCTGAAGGCGCAAAGCTTCCGGCCGGCCGCGAGACGGTCGTGCGGGGCATCGCCTTCGACGGCGGTTACGGCGTCACCGGCGTGGCGTTCTCCGCCGACGGAGGGCAAAGCTGGATCGAAGCGCGCCTGGGCAAGGACCTCGGAAAGTACTCGTTCCGCGAATGGCAGGCGCCGTTCAAGCCCGCAAAACGCGGAACCTACGAACTCAAGGTCCGTGCGATCAACCGCATCGGCCAGAGCCAGCCCATGGACGGCTTGTGGAATCCGGCCGGCTACATGCGCAACGTCGTCGAAACCACGCGCGTTGTCGTGGCCTGA
- a CDS encoding PAS domain S-box protein, with amino-acid sequence MGEDELRRILEIAEDAIISVDSAERIVLFNRGAEAVFGYSRDELIGQPLNTLIPQRFSGAHSKHLQDFARSPDVARAMGQRSAVVGRRKDGSEFPAEASISKLAIDGKQIFTVILRDVTERHQAAEALRASEHLARGQLDALMHTLDAFARESDPDRLLEHVLRTIIQVSDAHSVCVWDRCEDGGSLDLRAAIASGDTQLSRDTNHPAQRLPAVLARYPAWTELLRTGEHGLLDDLDEPSARMYVGCGAEAVWNRVLDDGDGDPAVLSLKERLRALELRAVLFMPMTVAGRVAGVIGVCFTRKPSLLRDDVELTRALAHQTMLAIHLLRLSQQSRQVAVAAERNRMARDIHDTLAQGFTGVIVQLEAAADARARGLAQESEAHLARAGNLARESLQEARRSVHALRPRRLETGDLCEALRRLMSEVTAGTSIVAELTLEGESRPIPPAWEENVLRIGQEALTNALRHGHAKHVAVRISFSDRELRLHVRDDGSGFDPDRVRDGFGLLGIRERVKEMGGEVRVDSTLGAGTEITVVLPIANVMASGA; translated from the coding sequence ATGGGTGAAGACGAGCTTCGCCGGATTCTGGAAATTGCGGAAGACGCGATCATCTCGGTCGACTCCGCGGAGCGGATCGTGCTGTTCAACCGGGGCGCCGAAGCGGTGTTCGGATATTCGCGCGACGAGCTCATCGGGCAGCCGCTGAACACGCTCATCCCGCAACGGTTTTCCGGCGCGCATTCGAAACATCTGCAGGACTTCGCGCGCTCGCCCGACGTTGCGCGCGCGATGGGGCAACGTAGCGCTGTCGTCGGCCGCCGCAAGGACGGGAGCGAGTTTCCTGCCGAGGCCTCGATTTCCAAGCTGGCGATCGACGGCAAGCAGATCTTCACGGTCATCCTGCGCGACGTCACCGAGCGGCACCAGGCAGCCGAGGCCTTGCGGGCGTCGGAGCATCTCGCGCGCGGGCAGCTGGATGCGCTGATGCACACGCTCGATGCGTTTGCTCGCGAGTCCGATCCGGACCGGCTGCTCGAGCATGTACTTCGCACCATCATCCAGGTATCGGATGCGCACAGCGTGTGCGTCTGGGATCGGTGCGAGGATGGGGGATCGCTCGATCTGCGGGCCGCGATTGCGTCGGGCGACACACAGCTCAGTCGCGACACGAATCATCCGGCGCAAAGGCTTCCGGCCGTGCTGGCGCGCTATCCGGCGTGGACCGAGCTCCTGCGTACAGGCGAGCACGGCTTGCTCGACGACCTCGACGAGCCATCTGCACGGATGTACGTCGGATGTGGCGCAGAGGCGGTTTGGAACCGCGTGCTCGACGACGGGGACGGCGATCCGGCGGTGCTTTCCCTGAAGGAGCGCTTGCGTGCGCTGGAGCTGCGCGCGGTTCTCTTCATGCCGATGACCGTCGCCGGCCGCGTCGCGGGGGTGATCGGCGTGTGCTTCACGCGTAAGCCTTCCCTCCTCCGCGACGACGTGGAATTGACACGCGCGCTCGCTCACCAGACGATGCTGGCGATCCACCTGCTGCGACTGTCGCAGCAAAGCCGCCAGGTGGCGGTGGCTGCCGAACGGAACCGCATGGCGCGCGACATCCACGACACCCTGGCGCAAGGCTTTACCGGCGTGATCGTGCAACTCGAGGCCGCCGCCGACGCGCGGGCGCGCGGCCTCGCGCAGGAGTCCGAGGCGCACCTCGCGCGTGCCGGCAACCTCGCCCGCGAAAGCCTGCAGGAGGCGCGGCGCTCCGTGCATGCCTTGCGTCCGCGCAGGCTCGAAACGGGCGACCTGTGCGAAGCCTTGCGGCGCCTGATGAGCGAGGTGACGGCCGGCACTTCGATCGTCGCGGAGCTGACACTCGAAGGCGAATCGCGCCCCATCCCGCCCGCATGGGAGGAGAACGTCCTGCGCATCGGGCAGGAGGCGCTGACGAACGCGCTGCGGCACGGGCATGCGAAGCACGTCGCGGTGCGGATTTCCTTTTCCGACCGCGAACTGAGGCTGCATGTGCGCGACGACGGGAGCGGATTCGATCCGGATCGCGTTCGCGACGGCTTCGGGCTGCTGGGAATCCGCGAGCGGGTCAAGGAGATGGGGGGCGAAGTGAGGGTGGATAGCACCTTGGGCGCGGGCACCGAAATCACGGTCGTCCTGCCCATCGCGAATGTGATGGCAAGTGGAGCATGA
- a CDS encoding response regulator transcription factor gives MSMVSSGPADRGADKIRVLVADDHITVLEGLAAIIGRQPDMAVVGEAANGREAVEQWLALRPDVAMLDMRMPVLDGVGALEEIRRHDAAARVIMLTTFDTDTDIASAIKAGAKGYLLKDAPRDDLLAAIRCVHAGETSITASLLTKLANGISSETLTGRELDVLALLAQGKSNREIGANLFISETTVKSHLRSIFTKLNVLSRTEAVTVANRRGLVHL, from the coding sequence ATGAGCATGGTTTCGAGCGGACCGGCGGACAGGGGCGCCGACAAGATCCGGGTACTGGTCGCGGACGACCACATCACGGTGCTGGAAGGACTAGCCGCGATCATCGGACGGCAGCCCGACATGGCCGTCGTCGGCGAGGCGGCGAACGGGCGTGAAGCGGTCGAACAGTGGCTCGCCCTGCGTCCCGACGTCGCGATGCTGGACATGCGAATGCCGGTGCTGGACGGGGTGGGGGCACTCGAGGAAATCCGCCGGCACGACGCCGCGGCGCGCGTCATCATGCTGACCACCTTCGACACGGACACCGATATCGCCAGCGCGATCAAGGCCGGGGCCAAAGGCTATCTGCTGAAAGACGCCCCACGCGACGACCTGCTGGCGGCGATCCGCTGCGTGCACGCGGGCGAGACGTCGATCACCGCGTCCCTCCTGACCAAGCTCGCGAACGGTATCAGCAGCGAAACGCTCACCGGGCGGGAGCTCGACGTGCTGGCGCTCCTCGCCCAGGGCAAGAGCAACCGGGAAATCGGCGCCAATCTCTTCATCAGCGAAACAACGGTCAAGTCCCATCTGCGCAGCATCTTCACCAAGCTGAACGTGCTGAGCCGCACCGAAGCCGTCACGGTCGCGAACCGCCGCGGCCTGGTTCATCTGTAA